Sequence from the Microbacterium sp. AZCO genome:
CGTGCGGGCCCACGGCAGCGTCGCGGCCGCCAGCGCGTGGAAGAGCCGGGCGGCGGTCGTGGTCATCTCGGTCTTGAGACCGGCATCCACCATCGCCTCACCCCAGAACTGCACGACGAGCGCGGGGGACAGGCCCGCCCCCTCGAAGACCGCGAGCATCGACTCGAGCGCCTGCCGCGGCGGGATCACCTCGCCCGCGTGGCCGCGGGCCTCGAGCGCGTCGAGCCGCACGATGAGGAACCGCCCGACGATGTACCGGGCGAGCTCGGCCTTGTTCGAGAAGTGCGAGTAGATCGCACCCGTCGACAGACCCGACTCCGTGACGATGTCGGCGATCGACGTCTCGCGCACGCCCTGCCGCTCGAGGCACCGGATCGCCGCCTGGGCGATCTCGTCGCGGCGAGCTTCCCGATACTCCTCCGACACCTTGGGCATGGAAAAAGAATAGGCGTTCTGTTATTGTCGCAAAAAGAACACTCATTCTCTTTCAGGAGGACGCCATGAGCGACCGCATCGGCTCGACGCCGCGACCCACCCGCTGGAGCATCGCGGCCGTCTTCGGACTCGTCGCGGCCGTCGCGGTGGGCATCATCGTGATGGCCTTCGTGTGGCCCGCCGCCACCGCGAAGCCGCAGAACCTGCCCGTCGGGATCAACGGTCCGAAGGACGCCGTCGCGGCGATCGAGGACAAGCTCGCCGACCAGGACCCGTCGCCCTTCGCGTTGCAGACCGTCGATTCGCGCGACGACGCCGTCGACCTCATCAAGACCCGCGAGATCTACGGCGCGATCCTTCTCGGAGACAAGCCCGAAGTGCTGGTCGCGGCGGCGGCCGGCGCCGCACCGGCGGCGGCGCTCAAGGCCGTCGCGACGCAGCTGCAGCTGCAGATCGACACGACGGTGCAGAAGGCGCTCAAGGATCAGCTGACCGCGATCGTCGGCGCCCTCCAGTCCGGCCAGCGGCCGCAGCTTCCCGCCGGCGCCTCCGGATCGGCCGCCGTGCCCACGGTGACCGTGACCGATGTCGTGCCGCTCGCGGACGGCGATCCGACCGGCGCGGGCCTCGCCGCCGCATCCTTCCCGCTCGTCCTGGGCGGCATGCTCGGCGGCATCCTGCTCACCCTCCTCGTGCAGGGGGCCGTGCGCCGCCTCATCGGCCTCGTCGTTTTCGGCGCGGCCGCGGGCGCCGCGATCGTCTTCGTGATGCAGACGTGGTTCGGCATCCTCGAGGGCGATTGGCTTCTCAACGCGGCGGCCGTCGGGGTCGGCGTGACGGCGACGTCGGCCTTCATCGTGGGACTCGCGGCGCTCATCGGCCCCGCGGGAATCGGTGTCGGCGCGGCCATCACGATGCTCATCGCCAACCCGATCTCGGGCGCCGCGCTGCCCCCGCAGTTCCTGCCCGAGCCGTGGGGCGTGGTCGGCCAGTGGTTCGCGCCCGGCGCCGCCTCGACGCTCCTGCGGTCGGTGAGCTACTTCCCGGAGGCATCCACCATCGCGCAGTGGCTCGTGCTCGCTGGCTGGATCGTGCTCGGCGTCATCCTGACCCTCATCGGGCACCGCCGCACGGCGGCCGAGATCGCTCCCCGGGCGTCTGAGCTCGAGGCGCCCGTCGCGGAGCCGGCGACCGTCTGACCCGGCGGTGTCCGGGCCTGTCGACGATCGGTCCCCAGGCCCGGAGCCCCGCGCCGGTCGAGGGTTCGCAGTGCCCCGACCGGCGGCCGCCCAGGCCCGGAGCCCCGCGCCGGTCGGCGCGTCGAGCGCCGGGTGACGGCAGAATGATCGGGATGCCGCACGCCAGCGACGAGGACGAGCTCGACACCATCGCGGTCGAGCTCTACGGCCTGCCGCCGGGCGAGTTCACGGCGGCGCGCGATGCGCGGGCCGCGGCATCCCCTCGCCCTCTCGGCGCCCGGGTGAAGAAGCTCCCGAAGCCCGCGGTCGCGGCGTGGGCCGTGAGCCTGCTCGCGCGCGAGGGGCAGCTCGGTGACGCGCTCGAGCTGGCCGCGGCGCTGCGCGAAGCGCAGGACGACCTCGATGCGGCGGAGCTGTCCCGCCTCGGCGGTCAGCGCCGCGCGCTCGTCGCCGCGC
This genomic interval carries:
- a CDS encoding TetR family transcriptional regulator, which gives rise to MPKVSEEYREARRDEIAQAAIRCLERQGVRETSIADIVTESGLSTGAIYSHFSNKAELARYIVGRFLIVRLDALEARGHAGEVIPPRQALESMLAVFEGAGLSPALVVQFWGEAMVDAGLKTEMTTTAARLFHALAAATLPWARTRTGSDDEALALAQESARSIAALAQGYIANSAVFGPRKPAEYVAAAASILST